A single window of Athene noctua chromosome 1, bAthNoc1.hap1.1, whole genome shotgun sequence DNA harbors:
- the TNFSF11 gene encoding tumor necrosis factor ligand superfamily member 11 produces MRRASRDYTKYLRGSEELGSGAAHESAPPPPPPPLPAHPHPPPASRSLLAALVLLGLGQVVCSVALFLYFRAQMDPTRISKEHAHCVRTLFGHQENTDLHDTSFENQEVKLMPESCRSMKQALQRAVQKEVQRVMGRAPPRPEKAAMEALGMDLYKRNKPEKQPFAHLIIDDKNIPSGTRKVNLTSWHHDKGQANLSNMTFSDGKLIVNQDGFYYLYANICFRHHETSGNLTKRGLQLMVYMTKTNLKIRRSDVLMKGGSTKYWSGNSEFHFYSVNVGGFFKLKSGEMISVQVSNPLLLDSSQEATYFGAFKVRDLD; encoded by the exons ATGCGGCGCGCCAGCCGAGACTACACCAAGTACTTGCGCGGCTCCGAGGAGCTGGGCAGCGGCGCCGCCCACGAaagcgccccgccgccgccgccgccgccgctgccggcccacccgcacccgccgcccgcctcccgctCCCTCCTCGCCGCCCTCGTCCTGCTGGGTCTGGGGCAGGTGGTCTGCAGCGTCGCTCTCTTCCTCTACTTCCGAGCTCAG ATGGACCCTACTAGAATTTCAAAAGAACATGCACACTGTGTCAGAACACTTTTTGGACATCAAGAAAATACAGATTTGCATGATACATCCTTTGAAAATCAAGAAGTGAAGTTAATGCCAGAATCCTGTAGAAGCATGAAACAGGCTCTCCAAAGAGCTGTGCAGAAG GAAGTCCAGCGTGTCATGGGAAGAGCACCACCAAGACCAGAAAAAG CTGCAATGGAGGCATTAGGAATGGATCTGTACAAGAGAAACAAACCTGAGAAGCAGCCATTTGCCCATCTCATTATTGATGATAAGAATATTCCATCTG gaaCTCGCAAAGTGAACCTCACATCCTGGCATCATGACAAAGGCCAGGCAAACTTATCAAATATGACATTCAGTGATGGAAAGCTAATTGTTAATCAAGATGGTTTTTACTACCTGTATGCCAACATTTGTTTTAGACATCATGAAACTTCAGGAAACTTGACTAAAAGAGGGCTTCAGCTGATGGTATATATGACTAAGACAAACCTTAAAATAAGGCGCTCTGATGTGTTGATGAAGGGGGGAAGCACCAAATACTGGTCTGGgaattcagaatttcatttttattctgtaaatgtaggagggttttttaaattaaaatctggtGAAATGATAAGTGTCCAGGTATCAAACCCATTGCTACTGGATTCATCACAAGAAGCAACTTATTTTGGGGCATTTAAAGTAAGGGATTTAGACTGA